One Ricinus communis isolate WT05 ecotype wild-type chromosome 2, ASM1957865v1, whole genome shotgun sequence DNA segment encodes these proteins:
- the LOC8259252 gene encoding LOW QUALITY PROTEIN: photosystem II protein D1 (The sequence of the model RefSeq protein was modified relative to this genomic sequence to represent the inferred CDS: inserted 2 bases in 2 codons; substituted 4 bases at 4 genomic stop codons), with translation MTIKIRGSSQRSSSRQSTSPTTKVGLLTTILFGERKRQVSFDSSPLVDIGGIHELVSGSLLYGNNIISGAISPTSTAIGLYFYPIXEAMSVDEWLYNGGPYELIVLDFLLGVACYMGHEWELSFRLGMRPWIVVAYLALVATATAIFLIYPIGQGSFFDGMPLXISDTFNFMIVFQAXYNILMHPFHMLGVISVFGGSLFSSAMHGFLVTSSLTRETTENESANEGYRFDQEEEIYIIIATHDYFGXLIFXYASFANSRSLHFFLISWHVVGIWFTALGICTMAFNLNXLNQSVVDSQGRVINTYTNIINRANLSMEVMHEHNVHNFPLDLVAVEAPSTNGKDFGLSMREFLKIK, from the exons ATGACTATTAAAATCAGGGGTTCAAGCCAACGCTCTAGTAGTCGTCAAAGCACAAGCCCAACTACCAAAGTAGGATTGCTAACTACTATCCTATTTGGAGAGAGGAAAAG GCAGGTCTCTTTTGATAGTTCTCCTCTGGTAGATATTGGTGGTATTCATGAACTTGTTTCTGGATCTCTACTTTATGGAAACAATATTATTTCCGGTGCCATTAGTCCTACTTCTACGGCTATAGGTTTGTATTTTTACCCAATATAGGAAGCAATGTCTGTTGATGAATGGTTATATAATGGCGGTCCTTACGAGCTAATTGTTCTAGACTTCTTACTTGGTGTAGCTTGTTACATGGGCCATGAGTGGGAGCTTAGTTTTCGTCTTGGTATGCGGCCTTGGATTGTTGTTGCATATTTAGCTCTTGTTGCAACTGCTACTGCTATTTTCTTGATCTATCCAATCGGTCAAGGAAGCTTTTTTGATGGTATGCCTCTATGAATTTCTGATACTTTCAACTTCATGATTGTATTCCAAGCTTAATATAACATCCTTATGCACCCATTTCATATGTTAGGCGTAATTAGTGTATTTGGCGGCTCCCTATTCAGTAGTGCTATGCATGGTTTCTTGGTAACCTCTAGTTTGACAAGGGAAACCACAGAAAATGAATCTGCTAATGAAGGTTATAGATTCGATCAAgaggaagaaatttatattatcatagCTACTCATGATTATTTTG AATTGATTTTCTAATATGCTAGTTTTGCCAATTCTCGTTCTTTACACTTCTTCCTAATTTCTTGGCATGTAGTAGGTATTTGGTTCACTGCTTTAGGTATTTGCACTATGGCTTTCAACCTAA GTCTCAACCAATCTGTAGTTGATAGTCAAGGTCGTGTAATTAATACTTATACTAATATTATCAACCGTGCTAACCTTAGTATGGAAGTTATGCATGAACATAATGTTCATAACTTCCCTCTAGACCTAGTTGCTGTTGAAGCTCCATCTACAAATGGAAAAGATTTTGGTCTTAGTATGCGTGAgttcttgaaaataaaataa